The following are from one region of the Denitrobacterium detoxificans genome:
- the rpsC gene encoding 30S ribosomal protein S3, which produces MGQKVSPTGFRLGVIENWRSRWYADKDYASTLENDLAIREYLDKQLARAAVSKVEIERAGDKIKIIITTARPGVVIGKKGAEIDALRKKLSKVANGPVSVEVVEIKRPELDATLIAQSVAEQLEGRVAFRRAMRKAVQSARKSGAKGIRIQCAGRLGGAEMSRREWYREGRVPLHTLRAKIDYGFYTANTQMGAIGVQVWVYHGEVMPGQKAPEPALEGSSSRPNRRRNNDRGNK; this is translated from the coding sequence ATGGGACAGAAAGTCAGCCCCACCGGCTTCCGCCTCGGCGTCATCGAAAACTGGCGCAGCCGCTGGTATGCCGATAAGGATTACGCGTCTACGCTGGAAAACGACCTCGCTATTCGCGAATACCTCGACAAGCAGCTCGCTCGTGCAGCCGTTTCCAAGGTTGAAATCGAGCGCGCCGGCGACAAGATCAAGATCATCATCACCACGGCTCGTCCGGGTGTTGTGATCGGCAAGAAGGGCGCAGAGATCGATGCGCTTCGCAAGAAGCTCTCGAAGGTGGCCAACGGCCCCGTCAGCGTCGAAGTTGTCGAAATTAAGCGTCCCGAACTCGACGCTACCCTCATTGCCCAGTCTGTGGCCGAGCAGCTGGAAGGCCGCGTTGCCTTCCGTCGCGCCATGCGCAAGGCTGTTCAGTCCGCTCGCAAGAGCGGTGCCAAGGGCATCCGTATCCAGTGCGCCGGCCGTCTGGGTGGCGCTGAGATGAGCCGCCGCGAGTGGTATCGCGAGGGTCGTGTGCCCCTGCATACCCTGCGTGCGAAGATTGACTACGGTTTCTACACCGCCAACACTCAGATGGGCGCCATTGGCGTTCAGGTGTGGGTGTACCACGGCGAGGTCATGCCGGGCCAGAAGGCTCCGGAACCCGCTCTGGAGGGCTCTAGCTCCCGTCCTAACCGTCGTCGTAACAACGATAGGGGGAACAAATAA
- the rplV gene encoding 50S ribosomal protein L22, producing the protein MEAKAIARYVRVSPRKARIVVDQVRGKSVIQAREILAYTERAIAETVEKTLNSAVANAEHKDHVNANQLVVKAAYVDEGPTLKRIRPRAKGSASRIRKRTSHITIIVGTREEA; encoded by the coding sequence ATGGAAGCTAAAGCAATCGCTCGCTACGTGCGCGTCTCGCCCCGCAAGGCTCGCATCGTCGTAGACCAGGTGCGCGGTAAGTCCGTAATCCAGGCTCGTGAGATCCTGGCTTACACCGAACGCGCTATCGCCGAAACCGTCGAGAAGACGCTCAACTCGGCTGTTGCCAACGCAGAGCACAAGGATCATGTCAATGCCAATCAGCTCGTGGTCAAGGCCGCTTACGTCGACGAAGGCCCCACGCTGAAGCGCATTCGTCCTCGTGCAAAGGGCTCCGCTTCGCGCATCCGCAAGCGCACGAGCCACATCACCATTATCGTTGGCACCCGAGAGGAGGCATAA
- the rplP gene encoding 50S ribosomal protein L16 yields MLVPKRVKHRKVQRGSMKGKAKGGTRLNHGQWGIQALEAHWITNRQIEAARIAITRQMKRGGKVWITIFPDKPITQKPAETRMGSGKGNPEAWVAVVKPGRIMFEVADVDEETAKEALRLAINKLPIKCKIVSRETEGQE; encoded by the coding sequence ATGCTAGTACCCAAGCGTGTAAAGCATCGTAAGGTGCAGCGTGGCTCCATGAAGGGCAAGGCCAAGGGCGGTACGCGTCTGAACCATGGCCAGTGGGGCATCCAGGCTCTCGAAGCTCATTGGATCACCAACCGTCAGATCGAGGCTGCTCGTATCGCCATCACGCGTCAGATGAAGCGTGGCGGTAAGGTTTGGATCACGATCTTCCCTGACAAGCCCATTACCCAGAAGCCGGCTGAAACCCGCATGGGTTCCGGTAAGGGTAACCCCGAGGCTTGGGTTGCCGTCGTGAAGCCCGGCCGCATCATGTTCGAGGTTGCCGACGTTGACGAGGAAACCGCCAAGGAAGCACTTCGTCTGGCCATCAACAAGCTGCCCATCAAGTGCAAGATCGTCTCTCGCGAAACGGAGGGCCAGGAATAA